A section of the Alkalihalobacillus sp. LMS39 genome encodes:
- a CDS encoding class I SAM-dependent methyltransferase, translated as MDQKQQFYQLLKSIEEPFSGWDFSFITETGRMNSSLLSWSYGSMAIPLVETASSLLDMGTGGGEFLSKLRPFPQVCVATEGYKPNVSVAKQRLTPLGVTVVEIEEDAPLPFEDNQFAVILNRHETYDPQEVKRVMKRGGLFLTQQVGGFDCIGINKALGVSEKGPYAHWNVIFSKEELERHGFTVLLAKEEFPHLRFYDVGALIYYLKAVSWQVPNFTVDAFKDQLYDIYLLIEEKGFFEVKQHRFIIKATIN; from the coding sequence ATGGATCAAAAACAACAATTTTATCAATTACTAAAAAGTATAGAAGAACCTTTTTCGGGGTGGGATTTTTCCTTTATCACCGAAACGGGGAGAATGAATAGTAGTTTGCTTTCATGGTCATATGGAAGTATGGCAATCCCCCTTGTGGAAACAGCATCTTCTTTATTAGATATGGGCACAGGGGGAGGCGAGTTTCTTTCGAAGCTTCGGCCATTTCCACAGGTGTGTGTGGCGACAGAAGGATATAAGCCGAATGTTAGCGTGGCAAAACAAAGACTAACCCCATTAGGTGTAACCGTTGTGGAGATTGAAGAAGATGCACCACTTCCTTTTGAGGACAATCAATTTGCTGTTATCTTAAATCGACATGAAACCTATGACCCACAAGAAGTAAAACGAGTGATGAAACGAGGCGGCTTGTTTTTAACGCAACAAGTGGGTGGATTTGATTGTATCGGAATTAACAAAGCCCTCGGTGTTTCAGAAAAAGGACCATACGCACATTGGAATGTAATATTTTCCAAAGAAGAACTAGAACGACACGGGTTTACTGTATTGCTAGCAAAAGAAGAGTTTCCGCATCTTCGCTTTTATGATGTCGGGGCGTTAATCTATTATTTGAAAGCCGTATCGTGGCAAGTTCCAAATTTCACTGTGGATGCTTTCAAAGACCAACTGTATGACATTTATCTACTCATTGAAGAAAAAGGATTTTTTGAAGTAAAGCAACATCGGTTTATCATAAAGGCAACAATAAACTAA
- a CDS encoding MFS transporter gives MKEAVQYSETQKPLSLWRNRQFLLLLSGSSISNLTFYLFTLALPIIIYELTTSTLAMGTMRAIEFLPNLLLAIFIGVIVDRFNRKKILLSSVSVQAIALGMIIVILASSHLQLWHLYCLGFILYTASYTFGNAYHTVLPLIVGKAQLASANSVISFSQTTISLVGPALAGVTLLALNYIFGLTITLIGLLCLLLFTCLLKVPEDQTLHAEKKSIFADIKEGWNCLLANKELWHLTIMVLLSNIASAATLAILVFYALDSMKVIESQLGIILSGSAVGGLIAALIAKKITKWIKRGPLFLLSLGLESFGYLLLFLSFDWYWLAIGMFFNGFTGGIINIHYFTLRQETTPNHLLGRVAGTSSMMMKLAVPFSFLSVGALGEVIPVHYIFLGSCLLTILIILYLAKTPVAKMK, from the coding sequence ATGAAAGAAGCCGTTCAATATTCTGAAACACAAAAGCCTTTATCCCTTTGGAGGAACCGTCAATTTCTTTTGTTATTAAGTGGAAGTTCTATATCTAATCTGACATTTTACCTTTTTACACTTGCTTTGCCGATTATTATTTATGAACTTACAACATCCACCTTAGCGATGGGTACGATGAGAGCGATAGAGTTTCTCCCAAATCTACTACTAGCAATCTTTATTGGTGTTATCGTCGACCGATTTAACCGAAAAAAAATTCTCTTAAGTTCAGTTTCCGTTCAGGCGATAGCTCTCGGTATGATCATTGTCATTCTCGCTTCTTCCCATTTACAATTATGGCATTTGTATTGTTTAGGTTTTATTTTATATACTGCTAGCTATACATTTGGGAATGCTTATCATACCGTGTTACCACTAATTGTAGGAAAAGCTCAGTTAGCTTCTGCCAATTCGGTTATATCATTTTCCCAAACTACGATTAGTTTAGTTGGTCCAGCCTTAGCTGGTGTCACATTATTGGCTCTAAATTATATATTCGGACTGACTATTACACTCATTGGTTTACTTTGCTTGCTTCTGTTCACTTGTTTGTTAAAAGTGCCAGAAGATCAAACATTACATGCAGAGAAGAAAAGTATATTCGCCGATATTAAAGAAGGGTGGAACTGTCTACTTGCCAATAAAGAACTTTGGCATTTAACAATCATGGTTCTTTTAAGCAATATTGCATCAGCAGCCACACTAGCGATATTAGTCTTTTATGCACTTGATTCGATGAAGGTCATCGAAAGCCAGCTCGGTATTATATTATCAGGGTCAGCAGTAGGTGGATTAATCGCAGCTTTAATTGCTAAGAAAATTACGAAATGGATAAAGAGAGGCCCTTTGTTTTTACTTTCGCTCGGACTTGAGAGTTTCGGCTATCTTCTCCTCTTTCTTTCTTTTGATTGGTATTGGTTAGCGATAGGAATGTTTTTCAATGGATTTACAGGCGGAATTATCAATATTCATTACTTTACCCTTCGTCAAGAAACAACGCCGAATCATTTACTTGGCAGAGTGGCAGGTACTTCTTCGATGATGATGAAATTAGCCGTTCCTTTTTCCTTTTTAAGTGTTGGGGCATTAGGAGAAGTGATTCCTGTTCATTATATATTCCTAGGCTCTTGTTTGTTGACGATTTTAATTATATTGTACTTGGCAAAAACACCAGTAGCTAAGATGAAATAA
- a CDS encoding VOC family protein: MGIIQNKVGAIFIPVSDIEKARDWYCSLLQIEPTFEIIHGHLCCIPLENNGQNIVLDSKIYTPDVYARTPLLHFNTDNIEEAYQFMKDNGIEVITEIEHGHWFNFKDPDGNHLMICKID; this comes from the coding sequence ATGGGAATTATTCAAAATAAAGTTGGCGCTATTTTTATTCCGGTAAGTGATATTGAAAAAGCGCGTGACTGGTATTGTTCGTTGTTACAGATAGAGCCAACTTTTGAAATTATTCATGGCCATCTTTGTTGCATACCTTTAGAAAACAATGGACAAAACATTGTGCTCGATAGCAAAATTTATACACCTGATGTTTATGCAAGAACACCGTTGCTACACTTTAATACCGACAATATCGAGGAAGCCTATCAGTTTATGAAAGACAATGGAATCGAAGTGATAACAGAGATAGAACATGGTCATTGGTTTAACTTTAAAGACCCAGATGGGAACCATTTAATGATTTGTAAAATCGATTAA
- a CDS encoding GNAT family N-acetyltransferase: MDYSFQVLQLPFVVVETQAANRGSCKLLEKLGMEMNKKVERFGAEQIIYRLDAKK; this comes from the coding sequence ATCGATTACTCGTTTCAAGTCTTACAGCTCCCCTTTGTAGTAGTAGAAACACAAGCCGCCAATAGAGGTTCTTGCAAACTGTTAGAAAAATTAGGGATGGAAATGAATAAAAAGGTTGAGCGGTTTGGTGCAGAGCAAATCATTTATCGATTGGATGCAAAAAAATAA
- a CDS encoding nuclear transport factor 2 family protein, with the protein MSYEQALKQYINATNTHNFTNVKQLLHEDAVYWFTDKTCETEEEIQRYFENAWNVIKEEVYSAIDVQWISVDEHSATCIYTYHYEGYANGQFVSGFGRATNLFVKDNDGNWKIKHEHLSSLQK; encoded by the coding sequence ATGAGTTATGAACAAGCATTAAAACAATATATAAATGCAACGAATACGCATAATTTCACCAACGTAAAACAACTCCTGCATGAAGATGCTGTATATTGGTTCACTGACAAAACTTGTGAAACAGAAGAAGAGATTCAACGATACTTTGAAAACGCTTGGAATGTTATAAAAGAAGAGGTATATTCTGCTATCGATGTCCAGTGGATTTCTGTAGATGAGCATTCAGCAACATGTATTTATACATACCATTACGAAGGATATGCCAATGGTCAGTTTGTTTCTGGATTTGGAAGAGCCACAAATCTATTTGTAAAAGACAACGACGGGAATTGGAAAATTAAACATGAACATTTAAGTAGTTTGCAAAAGTAA
- a CDS encoding methyl-accepting chemotaxis protein, whose protein sequence is MSLVTRKNKSSIKTKIITLPLITILLAIIVIGVTSSILIRNTLMDDMRHNAQSVAEQVERQIHISHAANEALNDAVEERIRNTAQLVQSNFANVDDEFLESLAADLDVYAINVFNTEGLILYSTVETNRGGIQAPEGHVVFQIINENIPELMEDPRQSQTEGDEDEAYYKFGYLNVGSNGVIQIGLPVTEAYKLAEQFSYQNIVSAVAQDQSIVSSMFVDHDMRAIAHSDVSQIDSDWSADTGIQSSILAEEVFASEAYNQSLGTEVYSVSTPVYVDGEQIGALNLDLSMERVKSAIWTNALLVGALGIILFIIVGGILLKMSSYVLKTVSVVKEQLNHIASGQLTTTFAKTHQNLKDEFGEMITSIIHMQDSLKSMLLNIHQSSLQLASSSDDFRKNSQQSAESAEEVAKAIGDIADGAGEQAQSTEQGVDHMNTLGEIIEKNQHYVQDLNQSTEQVSMLKDEGLQLLQDLVEKTKLNNEVSNEVNDVIVNTNESAKTIENSSQMIKGIAEQTNLLALNAAIEAARAGEAGQGFAVVAEEVRKLAEQSNQFAEEINNIIGELTLKTENAVEKISEAKQISDSQAESVRLTNEKFTGINTAVESMKKLLLSVNDSGNEMEEKKNEIISIIENLSAISQQNAAGTEEASAAVEEQTATIEGIAHSSENLAKLAEQLQDNIAKFKYE, encoded by the coding sequence ATGAGTTTAGTAACAAGAAAGAATAAGAGTTCAATTAAAACAAAGATCATAACACTTCCATTAATTACGATTCTGTTAGCCATTATCGTTATTGGTGTTACATCTTCTATTCTCATTCGAAATACATTGATGGATGACATGCGTCATAACGCTCAAAGCGTTGCAGAACAAGTGGAACGACAAATCCATATTTCTCATGCTGCTAATGAAGCATTAAATGATGCTGTAGAAGAGAGAATTCGGAATACAGCTCAGTTAGTTCAATCCAATTTTGCTAATGTTGATGACGAATTTCTTGAAAGCTTAGCCGCCGATTTAGATGTATATGCGATTAATGTATTTAACACGGAAGGTTTAATCCTTTATTCAACCGTTGAGACGAATCGCGGTGGGATTCAAGCTCCTGAAGGACACGTTGTCTTCCAAATTATTAATGAAAACATTCCAGAGTTAATGGAAGATCCTCGTCAAAGTCAAACGGAAGGTGATGAAGATGAAGCCTATTACAAGTTTGGCTACTTAAATGTTGGTAGTAACGGGGTTATTCAAATTGGCTTACCTGTTACGGAGGCCTATAAGTTAGCGGAGCAATTTAGTTATCAAAATATCGTCTCGGCTGTCGCTCAAGATCAGTCAATTGTATCTAGTATGTTTGTTGATCATGACATGAGAGCTATTGCTCATAGTGACGTTAGTCAAATTGATAGTGATTGGAGTGCAGATACTGGCATTCAATCCTCTATCCTAGCAGAAGAAGTATTTGCTTCTGAAGCTTATAATCAATCACTTGGAACTGAAGTATATTCAGTTTCAACGCCTGTGTATGTTGACGGCGAACAGATCGGTGCGTTGAATCTAGATTTATCAATGGAACGGGTCAAATCAGCTATTTGGACTAACGCACTACTCGTTGGAGCATTAGGTATCATACTGTTTATTATCGTCGGTGGAATTTTACTTAAGATGTCATCCTATGTGTTAAAAACAGTAAGTGTTGTAAAAGAGCAATTAAACCACATTGCATCTGGTCAATTAACAACAACTTTTGCGAAGACACACCAAAACTTAAAAGATGAATTTGGGGAAATGATTACGTCGATTATCCATATGCAAGATTCCCTTAAATCTATGTTATTAAACATCCATCAATCTTCTTTACAGTTAGCTTCTTCTTCTGATGATTTCAGAAAGAATAGTCAACAATCCGCTGAATCAGCAGAGGAAGTCGCAAAAGCAATTGGGGATATTGCAGATGGCGCTGGTGAGCAAGCCCAAAGCACTGAACAAGGTGTAGATCATATGAATACATTAGGTGAGATTATTGAAAAGAATCAGCACTATGTTCAAGACTTAAATCAATCGACTGAGCAAGTTTCAATGCTAAAAGATGAAGGACTCCAACTTCTTCAAGACTTAGTTGAAAAAACAAAATTAAATAATGAAGTGTCAAATGAAGTTAATGACGTCATTGTAAATACAAATGAAAGTGCGAAAACAATTGAAAACTCCAGCCAAATGATTAAAGGTATTGCCGAACAAACGAATCTATTGGCATTAAACGCAGCTATTGAAGCCGCAAGAGCTGGAGAAGCTGGTCAAGGTTTCGCTGTTGTTGCTGAAGAAGTTCGAAAGCTTGCTGAACAATCAAATCAATTTGCTGAAGAAATAAATAACATTATCGGAGAATTGACATTAAAAACTGAAAATGCTGTGGAAAAAATTTCAGAGGCAAAACAAATTTCAGACTCTCAAGCTGAAAGTGTAAGATTAACTAATGAGAAATTTACTGGTATAAACACGGCCGTTGAAAGTATGAAGAAACTACTTCTTTCAGTTAACGATTCAGGAAACGAAATGGAAGAAAAGAAAAATGAAATCATCTCTATCATTGAAAACTTATCTGCCATTTCCCAACAAAATGCTGCTGGAACAGAAGAAGCATCTGCTGCAGTCGAAGAACAAACTGCAACGATTGAGGGGATTGCCCATTCAAGTGAGAATTTAGCCAAACTTGCAGAACAACTGCAAGACAATATCGCGAAATTTAAATATGAATAG
- a CDS encoding DUF4440 domain-containing protein, with protein MSEQLREQIKTLEERHTALSVRQSRKEMDKILADGFYEIGSSGFMFTKEECLETGVVLTEMTLHHFDMQMLADDIVLTTYFVEDKTRNRNTLRSSIWKYIDGRWQLSFHQGTITSLKVNEFKRPV; from the coding sequence ATGAGTGAACAGTTAAGAGAGCAGATTAAAACATTAGAAGAACGTCATACGGCTCTTTCCGTCCGACAATCAAGGAAGGAGATGGATAAGATTTTGGCAGATGGTTTTTATGAAATCGGAAGCTCTGGATTTATGTTTACGAAAGAAGAGTGTTTGGAAACAGGAGTTGTGTTAACCGAGATGACGCTGCATCATTTTGATATGCAAATGTTAGCGGATGATATTGTTTTAACAACTTATTTTGTTGAAGATAAAACAAGAAATCGCAATACATTACGAAGCTCGATATGGAAATATATTGATGGTAGATGGCAGTTGTCTTTTCATCAAGGAACGATAACGAGTTTAAAAGTAAATGAGTTTAAGCGACCTGTGTAA
- a CDS encoding ABC transporter substrate-binding protein, whose amino-acid sequence MKITEHYLQLRKGLPSQKENDPFHITVKELSDLLCCSPRYTKKVINEMKEKQWIDWEVEYGRGKKPTLTLLKNQDELMYSMAKTYFEAGHFKEGLQLLPLLSPYYEKKLNEWLHGSFGYFEETKEDDSVHLLRYPFYHSIIHLDPPLTKSIHENHIVNHLFDTLLVYNEKTNQVEPSLAHYWEVDSSGCTWTFYLRKGVLFHHGRECSADDVVETFQRLHIGNFPNVWMVANIKEIKKIKKWVVQFQLYGPDYLFPHALCHEQLSIVPLDVIKSEPKFTKYPIGTGPYKVTAHDDTLMRLEVHPYYFNGRPFLDKVEIITMPDETEVPNMISYFDVNKQTDDTPMAWQEVEFPEEGATYITFNLWKDGLHQSEFFREALAYAINKEALCDGIEKERYFPAESQLISETNRATGHEYNKEKAKALLAKAGYKGETITLYGTQLRKNASVLREISWLQKEWSKIGVNVKIAVFPIDELIKKDRLQEADIVMGGFAFGHDLVYSFYRLFHLNGAFVRPLLDDELTGELHKRLVEIRQEKERANQLKKLIELEKSLIDKRVVINLFHRRHAVHVKEAALKGVSLERYGRVSYKKLWFK is encoded by the coding sequence ATGAAAATTACAGAGCATTATCTACAGCTACGAAAAGGATTACCGAGCCAAAAAGAAAACGATCCTTTCCACATAACGGTAAAAGAACTCTCTGACCTTTTATGCTGCTCCCCACGATATACAAAAAAAGTGATTAATGAGATGAAGGAAAAGCAGTGGATTGACTGGGAAGTGGAATATGGAAGGGGAAAAAAGCCGACGTTAACGTTATTAAAAAATCAAGATGAGCTTATGTATTCGATGGCAAAAACATATTTTGAAGCAGGTCATTTCAAGGAAGGATTGCAGTTACTCCCTTTATTGTCTCCTTATTATGAGAAGAAGTTAAATGAATGGTTACATGGGTCATTTGGATATTTTGAAGAAACAAAAGAGGATGACTCTGTTCATCTTCTTCGCTATCCGTTTTATCATTCCATTATTCATCTTGATCCACCTCTTACAAAGTCTATTCATGAAAACCACATCGTCAACCACTTGTTTGATACATTGCTAGTTTATAATGAAAAAACAAATCAAGTGGAGCCATCATTAGCCCATTATTGGGAAGTTGATTCTTCTGGATGTACGTGGACCTTTTATTTAAGAAAAGGGGTCTTGTTTCACCATGGCCGTGAGTGTAGCGCTGATGATGTGGTAGAAACCTTTCAACGGCTACACATCGGAAATTTCCCAAATGTTTGGATGGTTGCGAATATAAAAGAGATAAAGAAAATAAAAAAGTGGGTTGTTCAGTTTCAGCTTTATGGGCCGGATTATTTATTTCCGCATGCCTTGTGTCATGAACAGTTGTCGATTGTCCCACTAGATGTCATCAAAAGCGAACCTAAATTCACAAAGTATCCCATTGGAACAGGCCCGTATAAGGTTACGGCTCATGATGATACATTGATGAGACTAGAAGTCCATCCGTACTATTTTAATGGACGTCCTTTTTTAGACAAAGTAGAAATAATTACGATGCCGGATGAAACGGAAGTACCAAATATGATTTCTTATTTTGATGTAAATAAGCAAACAGATGATACCCCGATGGCGTGGCAAGAAGTGGAATTTCCTGAAGAAGGAGCAACATACATTACCTTTAATTTATGGAAGGATGGTTTGCACCAGTCAGAGTTTTTCCGAGAAGCATTAGCATATGCAATAAATAAAGAAGCATTATGTGATGGCATTGAAAAGGAACGATACTTTCCTGCTGAAAGTCAATTAATTAGTGAAACGAATCGTGCCACAGGGCATGAATATAATAAAGAAAAGGCAAAAGCCTTGTTAGCTAAAGCGGGATACAAGGGTGAAACAATCACCCTTTACGGAACGCAACTTAGAAAAAATGCATCGGTATTAAGAGAAATAAGTTGGCTCCAAAAAGAATGGTCCAAAATCGGAGTGAACGTAAAAATCGCTGTTTTTCCAATTGATGAATTGATAAAAAAAGATAGATTACAAGAAGCGGACATCGTAATGGGTGGCTTCGCTTTTGGACATGATTTAGTATATTCGTTTTATCGGTTATTTCATTTAAATGGTGCTTTTGTCAGGCCATTATTAGATGATGAGTTAACAGGTGAACTCCATAAAAGACTAGTAGAGATTCGGCAAGAAAAAGAACGGGCAAACCAGCTCAAAAAATTAATAGAACTTGAAAAAAGTTTGATTGATAAACGTGTGGTCATTAATTTATTTCATCGGCGTCATGCTGTTCATGTTAAGGAAGCGGCGTTAAAAGGAGTTTCATTAGAACGGTACGGACGGGTGAGCTATAAGAAATTATGGTTTAAATAG
- a CDS encoding YdhK family protein codes for MKKKMFGVVVIFIVLLVAACGNTNDEPHDAHEKDEETPVEMEETAETEMNHDEHAHMDHSSSGEVPEALKVAENPSYKVGETALIVDGHMSGMEGAEATIVGAYETYVYTVSYTPTTGGDPEINHKWVIHEELEDVGEAPVEVGAEVILDTDHMTGMEGAVATIDSVQKTTVYMVDFTLTTGGDVITNHKWVTEEELGPHDSH; via the coding sequence GCGGCCTGTGGAAATACGAATGATGAACCACATGATGCTCATGAAAAAGACGAAGAAACACCAGTAGAAATGGAAGAAACAGCAGAAACAGAAATGAATCATGACGAGCATGCCCATATGGATCATTCTAGTTCAGGTGAAGTCCCTGAGGCGTTAAAAGTAGCGGAAAATCCGTCATACAAAGTCGGAGAAACAGCCTTAATCGTTGATGGTCATATGAGTGGAATGGAAGGGGCCGAAGCAACGATTGTTGGGGCGTATGAAACGTATGTGTATACCGTGTCATATACACCGACAACAGGTGGAGACCCTGAAATAAATCATAAATGGGTCATTCATGAAGAGCTAGAGGATGTTGGAGAAGCGCCAGTGGAAGTCGGTGCAGAAGTGATCCTTGATACGGATCATATGACAGGAATGGAAGGCGCAGTGGCAACGATTGATTCTGTCCAAAAAACAACAGTATATATGGTTGATTTCACCTTAACAACAGGGGGAGATGTTATTACGAATCATAAATGGGTTACAGAAGAAGAACTAGGCCCACATGATAGTCATTAA